In the Centroberyx gerrardi isolate f3 chromosome 9, fCenGer3.hap1.cur.20231027, whole genome shotgun sequence genome, one interval contains:
- the myoc gene encoding myocilin, whose translation MFLLLSLCVCALLLGGEAQDRGSMWRGNDRAGRCHYTFSVPSPSEASCPQTGGPEVEGLKARLSLLEVLVSRLTGGEIGAGAGAGMTGGSGSQSGLQEALNQAVGERNLLRGEKERLERELEGLQRRVEEMRRETEKLRSRPCPPQTPMAPPSPPLQDSGLMRPAGGSSPMSHLMARPNRQGDTSGLTDPAWQYRPPRFQELKAEVTEVPAPDGPEDSTGCGQLVSVGEPVAHRKADTIAGKYGVWMQDPEAVSPYGPNMVWRIDTVGSEIRQLFGYEDMEQLSKGFPSKVLLLPEAVESTGATLYRGSLYYQRRRSRTILRYDLASETIAARRELPHAGFHGQFPYSWGGYTDIDLGVDEQGLWAVYSTSKAKGAIVISQLDPHSLEVKRSWETNIRKNSVANSFVICGRLYTVASYTSPNTTINYMYDTETSEGKAVAIPFRNKFRYNSMIDYNPAQRKLFSWDNFHIVSYDLRLGRQQAK comes from the exons atgttcctcctcctgtctttgtgtgtgtgtgctctgctgTTGGGAGGTGAGGCACAGGACCGAGGCTCCATGTGGAGGGGGAACGACCGGGCCGGGCGGTGCCACTACACCTTCTCTGTTCCCAGCCCCAGCGAGGCCAGCTGCCCCCAGACCGGAGGCCCGGAGGTGGAGGGCCTGAAGGCCAGACTCAGCCTGCTGGAGGTGCTGGTGTCCCGGCTGACCGGAGGGGAGATAGGGGCCGGAGCTGGAGCCGGGATGACCGGAGGCTCTGGATCTCAGTCCGGGCTTCAGGAGGCTCTGAACCAGGCCGTGGGAGAGAGGAACCTGCTGCGGGGGGAGAAAGAGCGTCtggagagggagctggagggGCTGCAGCGGAGggtggaggagatgaggagggagacagagaagctgagGAGCAGACCCTGTCCTCCACAGACCCCCATGGCGCCACCCAGCCCCCCGCTGCAGGACAGTGGCCTGATGAGACCTGCTGGAG gttcCAGTCCTATGTCTCACCTGATGGCCAGGCCtaacaggcagggagacaccagCGGTTTGACAG aCCCCGCATGGCAGTACAGACCTCCACGGTTCCAGGAGCTAAAGGCCGAAGTGACGGAGGTACCTGCTCCTGACGGCCCCGAAGACAgcacag GCTGTGGGCAGCTGGTTTCAGTGGGTGAGCCGGTCGCTCACAGGAAGGCCGACACTATAGCTGGTAAATACGGTGTCTGGATGCAGGACCCCGAGGCCGTGTCCCCTTACGGACCCAATATGGTGTGGCGCATCGACACTGTGGGCTCTGAGATCCGACAGCTCTTTGGATATGAGGACATGGAACAACTCTCTAAAGGCTTTCCATCCAAG GTGCTGCTGTTGCCAGAGGCGGTAGAGAGCACCGGTGCCACTCTGTACCGAGGCTCCCTGTACTACCAGAGGCGTCGCAGCCGCACCATCCTCCGCTACGACCTGGCCTCTGAGACCATCGCAGCCCGCCGCGAGCTGCCCCACGCCGGCTTCCACGGCCAGTTCCCCTACTCCTGGGGAGGCTACACCGACATCGACCTGGGAGTGGACGAGCAGGGGCTGTGGGCCGTCTACTCGACCAGCAAGGCCAAAGGAGCCATCGTGATCTCCCAGCTGGACCCGCACAGCCTAGAGGTGAAGAGGAGCTGGGAGACCAACATCAGGAAGAACTCGGTGGCCAACTCCTTCGTCATCTGCGGCAGGCTGTACACCGTGGCCAGCTACACGTCACCCAACACCACCATCAACTACATGTATGACACCGAAACCAGCGAGGGCAAGGCGGTGGCTATACCCTTCAGAAACAAGTTCCGCTACAACAGCATGATCGACTACAACCCGGCTCAGAGGAAGCTGTTCTCCTGGGACAACTTCCACATCGTGTCCTACGACCTCAGGCTGGGTCGCCAGCAGGCCAAGTGA